AGATTGAGCAGTTACTTAGAAGGGGTAAATTTTGGGTAAAATCTTTAGAACCATCTTACCAGTTCTTTTTCAATGGAATATGGGAAAATACAACTAAGAATAAGGATAAAACCATTAAAAACTTTAGTTATCCAGAGTATACTTTGCATGGAGAATACAATGAGTATTTGGATAGACTAGCTGTTTCCGGACATGACAAGGATATTGTGCATAGTGGAAGATATCTGGGAACTTTAGGAATTATGAAAAAGCATCTTTCTTTTACAGACTTTATAGATTTTGGAGCAAATATTCAGCAGTAACTCATCAGATATCAAAGTAAATACAGACCTTAAACTATCTGAAGGAAGCCGTGGAATGACAGCAGCTGAAGGTAAAAAGATTATATATGATGGACAGATGGAACTTGGAGAAGGAGCAACAGGTATATCTGGAGTGAAAAACCCAGTTGAATTAGCTGCCAATGCAAATCTGAAACTTCAGGGTAAAAATTCAATAGGTATCTACTCTGAGGGAAATGCAAAAACAGATATGCACGGTACTATCACTCTAAATAAAGATAAGACTATAGGAATATATGCAAAGGACAATACAAGTATCGAACTTGATGATGGTTCAAAGGTTGAATTTGGAAATGATGGAACTGAAAGTATAGCAATATACCTTGCTGGTTCTAAGCTGACTGCAACAACAAATGATCCGGATAATCCAACAACTCTTAAATTTGAAGAGAATCCTGACAGTAAAAATATCTTTATACATATGCAGGGTATAAATGGTGCAGATGGCCCTCAGGGAAGTTCACTTGCACTTAATAGAGTACTTGAAGTTACACCTACTGGCACACCAACCGGTTCTCAAAGAACAATAGGTGTGTATATGGATACAGAAATGGCAAACAACGGTGGATTTGTTGGAAACACTCTTTCAGGACGTGCTAAAG
Above is a window of Fusobacterium sp. DD2 DNA encoding:
- a CDS encoding autotransporter-associated N-terminal domain-containing protein; the protein is MKSKYAWESEGLLKRFAKKSKEISYSTALLVSFLITGYIGYGAEPVEPIPTRIELSEKLTNEKKDIDRKLRDTKKELSGIELQIEQLLRRGKFWVKSLEPSYQFFFNGIWENTTKNKDKTIKNFSYPEYTLHGEYNEYLDRLAVSGHDKDIVHSGRYLGTLGIMKKHLSFTDFIDFGANIQQ